The proteins below come from a single Notamacropus eugenii isolate mMacEug1 chromosome 7, mMacEug1.pri_v2, whole genome shotgun sequence genomic window:
- the LOC140514838 gene encoding small ubiquitin-related modifier 2 → MADEKPKEGVKTENNDHINLKVAGQDGSVVQFKIKRHTPLSKLMKAYCERQGLSMRQIRFRFDGQPINETDTPAQLEMEDEDTIDVFQQQTGGAY, encoded by the coding sequence ATGGCCGACGAGAAGCCGAAGGAAGGagtcaagactgaaaacaacGACCACATTAATTTGAAGGTGGCAGGGCAAGATGGTTCGGTGGTGCAATTTAAGATTAAGAGGCACACACCACTTAGTAAACTAATGAAAGCCTATTGTGAACGACAGGGTTTGTCAATGAGGCAGATCAGATTCCGATTTGATGGGCAACCAATCAATGAAACAGACACACCTGCACAGTTGGAAATGGAGGATGAAGATACAATTGATGTATTCCAACAGCAGACAGGAGGCGcttactaa